In Primulina huaijiensis isolate GDHJ02 chromosome 6, ASM1229523v2, whole genome shotgun sequence, a single window of DNA contains:
- the LOC140979515 gene encoding uncharacterized protein isoform X4 yields the protein MVSVTRSSRKIKEVNDDSSKKEISYRKGSLRRSLRKTDVSGVMTSRETSFSRGISQSKQKSLSLDKPVSPSRPRITNKSERLEKQTPSPLRRSDRNKNMSSSSNSKQSVKEFTLSNLSRKKDSLIQVLVDAEKTESALESVGVRRKNMDARSFKSLFKRQHIKVVFPDVDGELEGQDNISYICNGNSRKSGCEPMRNGEDTSDKFSKRVVVKWRDESLNRASDEDLHKSICSLRGFDAEILGNDASIDSNHIDYVVDEIPELCHGDGLKDNRSNSSAIETYDYSEKLPTNYLTATNTISPAPQSSFCMESSQYCPISTESGEICLEMKEIVPSSSAKWETPRLLGTCVLCNKKKRVSHSSPEQELCSCSATLDDGLSNFSASKDGGDDGAAVPLKSFEHCCSRNPYKETNSLEEACVICDEVGGELLCCWGSGCSRCYHLSCLDPPLTCALPGVWHCPLCVYKKLALGVHSVSKGVESIWDVREVKATNAKGMHRQKQYFVKYHGLAHVHNHWVPDTQLCPENLSFFFNIIAKDQIVRWSSEWTVPHRLLRKRPVHKFEVSTSTDISESHYEWLVKWHGLNYEHSSWELDSACFLRSSLGQKLMSDYEIRLENAKKLNKHHKGSFVALPELAQGESLVNDRNLLKNVNDLRYCWFNCQNAVVFDNQDRAITMILFIQSMTAMCQPFLIIASSESFSLWEAEFARLAPSVDVAIYGGNKEIRKGIRASEFYEGGYVMFQVLLSSSQAVLEDLDMLQCIRWKAIVIDDYQHSMVPNTLKPIKTLASDLRVFLIIDRKEPQDMKSEYLNLLPWLDSHNDFHKVRCLNFYKDVDSCKLEKLLCCTSIESTSEVSKFVEYWVPVQISNYQLEQYCDALLNSNALRSSSRSDLVGALRDILLTVQKCCDHPYLVDTSIQKALFAEQHPVAEILEIGIKSSGKLHVLDSMLSEIKIRGLRVVILYQMIVGPEGATIGDILDDFLRQRFGENTYERVDARVTRSRKQSAMDRFNKRETGQFVFLLENRACSSSIKLSSLDLIIIYDCDWNPANDLRALQKISIDSKAEQIKVFRLYSSCTVEERALVLAKQKPNLDTSLQNLSLAGRVTYDTLLMWGASYLFSKLDEYHAVSSSIDLRGLSGQLLLNEVIMEFHAIVSDNCEIFYINPLISKVTLHDGYYKSNSRNFGEAKIQLMDGVEPYIFWRNLLDVKNPQWKHLKGPCPQNRKRVQCLVEPPRTFGCENSDDSKKRKQAVNDKVDPSSAQGDLSEYPITQIAGYKAANYITVASNQFQTLPTYNSTTNNNPNCMFGQSSFPAGVDTFESEERILLIHRQKRLHSFLQGEMTRICQLLKISVDVTETTRRFLEYVINNHDARSDSPAIMQAFQLSLCWVAALISQQKVDKKHSFLLAKQHLNYECTEEQVNSVYSKMHSLIWMYLQRSENANDSRKNCLLADEVINIEPSNISEGLPLNSSSCKLKKVKIDIEEELFEEHHAAQISLDEKLERMVKAAGNEIQHEMKKKLRKCEKLMKKLNRKQEEEVRELNRTLDEQRVKLEENHKLESAVIRSIHDQGSVAIFKLKILDDNFARKLEEHTLLKDMQLKNLKARHLAAWEEESQKEANWLAEAIACSSELRIIKGPQNLGSQSNGDAGCSQRNYVSPSDPSTSALAVTLGCNDPSATLCNLESVNSDNEVGIMSLERLPPVADKQLNHLIHSNDATRETGSANLPVSGELVSCEIQLEEQNKEASNEFLRNVSDKVVRHFDDVVLRNASTEGDLTGLPDSVVNQIDRPDDMTDSGLLLNHVCAFSLDKVPEDEIHQHLVSTEVQDREPAVELPSTLQIDVATLKLVDTAMVFQSNHEEFTTGNHELLHAIVVDASLSCDQSHLTETEHPIQNKKRSPSQSAGAGETEELFDVFISQSCEPSQLHDGHLDLGPSSRINSDQSIEMFAKSPNNTAIVGAVVSTAELPNQAVQLRLDSSQLHGPKNLLVHPIQQVASWNSNPSSLGEPLEDEVERLRKEAEQLEKTHEDVMSQLRSDCEKEMEEIIAQIRSKYEAKIKDAEAEFRLKKNEVEKNRNIVLMNKKLAEAFRSKYVDLKASSHPGSQQAFPSGFMPLPSTRLPSADSASRPPGQQTAAPFQQGMQLQKPIPNSLSSPVASQNVTAPPPLQAVPRTGPQISGCSSRSSDISGITSAINLRVGRERYSPAPHLQSFTPTVPPLVGGQIRSPVSHLHPFRSAAPPHVGGETHSHGSHIQPFRPVAPTSTAHHKKLPKRKYRRLDELP from the exons ATGGTGAGCGTGACTCGTTCTTCTCGGAAAATTAAGGAGGTGAATGACGATTCGAGTAAGAAAGAAATTAGTTATCGAAAAGGCTCTTTAAGGCGTAGTTTGAGGAAAACTGATGTCTCAGGTGTGATGACATCTAGGGAAACATCATTTTCCAGAGGGATCTCTCAAAGTAAACAGAAATCCCTGAGTCTTGATAAACCAGTGTCACCGTCAAGGCCACGGATAACAAACAAATCCGAAAGACTTGAGAAACAGACACCAAGTCCTCTGAGAAGATCTGACAGGAACAAGAACATGTCAAGTTCTTCGAATTCCAAGCAATCTGTAAAAGAATTTACTCTTTCAAATTTGAGTAGGAAAAAAGATAGCTTGATACAGGTCCTGGTGGACGCTGAGAAAACTGAATCCGCTCTGGAATCAGTTGGCGTGAGACGAAAAAATATGGATGCCCGCTCTTTCAAATCTCTATTTAAAAGACAGCACATTAAGGTAGTTTTTCCAG ATGTTGATGGGGAGCTGGAAGGACAAGATAATATATCTTACATATGCAATGGTAATAGCAGAAAAAGTGGTTGCGAGCCAATGAGGAATGGAGAAGATACTAGTGACAAATTCAGTAAAAGGGTTGTGGTAAAATGGAGAGATGAAAGTCTCAATAGAGCTTCTGATGAAGATCTTCATAAGTCAATTTGTAGTTTAAGGGGATTTGATGCAGAAATACTGGGTAATGATGCTAGTATTGATTCTAACCATATTGATTATGTCGTGGATGAGATTCCAGAACTTTGCCATGGTGATGGTTTAAAAGACAATAGGAGTAACTCAAGCGCCATAGAAACCTATGATTACTCTGAAAAGTTACCTACAAATTATTTGACTGCTACAAATACAATCTCTCCTGCACCACAAAGTTCATTTTGCATGGAGAGTTCACAGTACTGTCCTATAAGTACAGAAAGTGGTGAAATATGTTTAGAAATGAAAG AGATCGTTCCTTCCTCATCCGCTAAATGGGAAACCCCCCGTCTATTGGGAACTTGTGTGCTATGCAATAAAAAGAAAAG GGTAAGCCATAGTTCACCAGAACAGGAGCTTTGCTCTTGCAGTGCTACATTAGATGATGGCCTAAGTAACTTTAGTGCTTCTAAG GATGGAGGTGATGATGGAGCTGCTGTTCCTTTAAAATCTTTTGAACATTGTTGCAGCAGGAATCCCTACAAGGAGACAAATAGTCTAGAAGAAGCATGTGTTATTTGTGACGAAGTTGGTGGCGAGCTCCT GTGCTGTTGGGGAAGCGGTTGCAGTAGATGCTATCATCTCTCTTGTCTAGATCCTCCTCTAACTTGTGCTCTACCTGGTGTTTGGCACTGCCCCCTGTGTGTGTATAAGAAATTGGCATTAGGTGTCCACTCTGTGTCAAAGGGGGTTGAGTCTATTTGGGATGTCAGAGAAGTGAAGGCAACAAATGCTAAAG GAATGCATAGGCAGAAGCAATATTTTGTTAAGTACCATGGCCTTGCTCATGTGCACAACCATTGGGTGCCAGATACCCAATTGTGTCCTGAAAATCTAAGTTTCTTCTTCAACATTATAGCGAAAGATCAG ATTGTGAGGTGGAGCTCTGAGTGGACAGTGCCACATCGTTTGTTAAGGAAAAGACCAGTTCATAAGTTTGAAGTATCGACTTCCACCGACATATCAGAAAGCCATTATGAATGGCTTGTGAAATGGCATGGCCTTAATTACGAGCATTCTTCATGGGAGTTGGACAGCGCATGCTTTCTAAGGTCATCCCTGGGACAGAAGCTCATGAGCGACTACGAAATTCGCCTTGAAAATGCTAAGAAATTAAACAAG CATCACAAGGGATCCTTTGTCGCTCTCCCAGAGCTTGCCCAAGGTGAATCACTGGTAAATGAtagaaatttattgaaaaatgtgAACGACCTGCGTTACTGCTGGTTCAACTGTCAGAATGCTGTTGTTTTCGACAATCAG GATCGAGCAATCACTATGATACTCTTTATTCAGTCCATGACAGCAATGTGTCAGCCTTTCCTCATTATTGCTTCATCTGAATCATTCTCTCTATGGGAAGCCGAGTTTGCACGGTTGGCACCATCAGTTGATGTTGCTATTTATGGTGGAAACAAAGAAATCAGGAAAGGTATTAGAGCATCAGAATTTTATGAAGGAGGTTATGTAATGTTCCAAGTACTTCTTTCATCCTCACAAGCTGTTCTTGAG GATCTAGATATGTTACAATGCATACGGTGGAAAGCAATTGTAATTGATGACTACCAGCACTCTATGGTACCAAATACTCTCAAACCAATCAAAACTCTTGCTTCCGATTTGAGGGTTTTCTTGATCATTGATAGAAAAGAG CCTCAGGATATGAAATCCGAGTACCTTAATCTATTGCCATGGCTTGATTCTCATAATGATTTTCACAAAGTAAGGTGCTTGAACTTTTACAAAGACGTCGATTCTTGTAAACTGGAGAAATTGTTGTGTTGTACTTCAATTGAGAGCACTTCCGAAGTCTCCAAATTTGTTGAATATTGGGTCCCAGTTCAAATATCAAACTACCAGCTTGAGCAGTATTGTGATGCGCTTCTTAACTCTAATGCTCTGCGCTCTAGTTCAAGAAGTGACTTGGTTGGGGCCCTCCGCGACATTCTTCTTACTGTCCAAAAG TGTTGTGATCATCCATATCTTGTGGACACCTCTATCCAAAAAGCTCTGTTTGCTGAGCAGCATCCTGTTGCAGAGATTTTAGAAATCGGGATAAAATCAAGTGGGAAATTACATGTTCTCGACTCGATGCTTTCAGAGATCAAGATTCGAGGGTTACGAGTAGTGATACTTTATCAG ATGATTGTTGGCCCTGAAGGGGCAACAATTGGAGATATATTGGATGATTTTTTACGCCAAAGATTTGGTGAAAATACTTACGAACGAGTTGATGCAAGGGTTACCCGTTCCAGAAAGCAATCTGCGATGGATCGGTTCAACAAGAGGGAAACCGGgcaatttgtttttcttttagaaAATCGAGCTTGTTCTTCTTCCATCAAACTTTCATCTTTGGATCTTATCATCATATATGATTGTGACTGGAATCCAGCAAATGATTTGAGAGCGCTTCAGAAGATATCAATTGATTCAAAAGCTGAGCAGATCAAAGTTTTTCGGTTATATTCATCATGTACAGTTGAAGAAAGAGCCCTTGTCCTTGCGAAGCAAAAACCAAATCTCGATACTAGTTTGCAAAATTTAAGCTTGGCAGGTCGGGTCACATATGACACTTTGCTCATGTGGGGTGCTTCCTATCTGTTTAGCAAATTGGATGAGTATCATGCTGTAAGCAGCAGTATTGACTTACGAGGTTTGTCCGGACAACTGCTTTTGAATGAGGTCATCATGGAGTTTCATGCCATAGTATCTGataattgtgaaattttttatatcaacCCTCTCATCTCAAAAGTTACTTTGCATGATGGATACTATAAATCGAACTCTCGGAATTTTGGTGAAGCAAAAATTCAGTTGATGGATGGGGTAGAACCTTACATATTTTGGAGAAACCTGTTGGATGTCAAAAATCCACAGTGGAAGCATTTGAAGGGCCCATGTCCACAGAACCGGAAGAGAGTTCAATGCTTGGTGGAACCACCTAGGACATTTGGTTGTGAGAATAGTGATGATAGTAAGAAACGGAAACAAGCGGTGAATGATAAAGTGGATCCATCATCTGCTCAAGGTGACCTGTCAGAGTATCCAATAACTCAAATTGCTGGTTACAAGGCAG CGAATTATATTACTGTGGCCAGTAACCAATTTCAGACTTTGCCAACATATAATTCCACTACAAATAATAATCCAAATTGCATGTTTGGACAGAGCTCTTTTCCTGCTGGGGTTGACACTTTCGAATCAGAGGAAAGAATTTTGTTGATCCATAGGCAGAAGCGCCTCCATAGTTTTCTGCAAGGAGAAATGACTAGAATATGCCAACTTCTTAAAATTTCG GTTGATGTTACGGAAACAACGAGAAGATTTCTGGAATATGTCATCAACAATCACGATGCCAGAAGTGACTCACCAGCAATCATGCAGGCTTTCCAATTATCTCTG TGTTGGGTTGCTGCCTTGATCTCCCAGCAGAAAGTGGACAAGAAGCATTCTTTCCTCCTAGCAAAACAACATTTGAATTATGAATGCACGGAAGAGCAAGTGAACTCAGTTTATTCAAAGATGCATTCTCTGATATGGATGTATTTGCAGCGTTCAGAGAACGCTAATGACTCTAGAAAAAATTGCTTGCTAGCTGATGAAGTGATCAACATAGAACCATCCAATATTAGTGAGGGGCTGCCACTCAATTCATCATCTTGTAAACTAAAAAAGGTGAAAATAGATATTGAAGAAGAGTTGTTTGAAGAGCATCATGCAGCCCAAATTTCCTTGGACGAGAAACTAGAACGGATGGTTAAAGCTGCTGGAAATGAAATACAAcatgaaatgaagaaaaaattgagaaaatgtGAGAAATTGATGAAAAAACTTAATCGAAAGCAGGAGGAGGAAGTGCGGGAGTTGAACAGAACTTTGGACGAGCAAAGGGTCAAGTTAGAGGAAAATCACAAGTTGGAGTCGGCTGTTATACGTTCTATACATGATCAAGGCTCTGTAGCAATTTTCAAGCTCAAGATTTTGGATGATAACTTCGCAAGGAAACTGGAAGAACACACTCTTTTAAAGGACATGCAGCTTAAAAATCTGAAGGCAAGGCATCTAGCCGCTTGGGAAGAGGAGAGTCAAAAGGAAGCTAACTGGCTAGCTGAAGCAATTGCCTGCTCCAGTGAACTCAGGATCATTAAAGGACCACAAAATCTTGGTTCCCAATCTAATGGTGATGCTGGATGCTCTCAACGGAATTATGTGTCACCATCTGATCCATCTACTAGTGCACTAGCTGTGACATTAGGCTGTAATGATCCTTCAGCAACCCTGTGTAATTTAGAATCTGTTAATTCTGACAATGAAGTGGGGATAATGTCCTTGGAAAGATTACCACCTGTTGCAGACAAGCAGCTTAACCACTTAATTCATTCCAATGATGCCACCAGGGAAACTGGTTCTGCCAACCTTCCTGTTTCTGGAGAATTAGTATCTTGTGAAATTCAACTAGAAGAGCAGAATAAAGAGGCGTCGAATGAGTTTCTCAGAAATGTTTCTGACAAAGTTGTTAGACATTTCGATGATGTGGTTTTGCGTAATGCGTCTACTGAAGGAGACTTAACTGGCTTGCCAGATTCTGTGGTGAACCAGATAGATAGACCAGATGACATGACTGATAGTGGCTTGTTGCTAAATCATGTATGTGCCTTTTCCCTTGATAAA GTACCAGAAGACGAAATTCACCAACATTTGGTGTCTACAGAAGTGCAAGACCGAGAACCAGCTGTTGAACTTCCAAGTACTTTACAGATTGATGTAGCAACCTTGAAACTCGTTGACACTGCTATGGTCTTTCAGTCCAATCACGAAGAATTTACAACTGGTAACCACGAGCTGCTACATGCTATAGTGGTTGATGCGTCTCTCAGCTGTGATCAGTCTCATCTGACTGAAACGGAACATCCAATCCAGAATAAAAAAAGAAGCCCCTCTCAAAGTGCTGGGGCTGGGGAGACCGAAGAGCTatttgatgtatttatttctCAAAGTTGTGAACCTTCCCAACTACATGACGGTCACCTGGATCTAGGACCATCAAGTAGAATTAACAGTGACCAAAGTATTGAGATGTTTGCCAAATCCCCAAATAACACGGCTATTGTCGGAGCAGTGGTCAGTACAGCTGAACTTCCAAATCAAGCGGTTCAGTTGAGACTAGATTCCAGTCAACTTCATGGTCCTAAAAACCTTCTTGTCCATCCTATTCAGCAAGTAGCTTCTTGGAATTCAAATCCATCTTCTCTTGGGGAACCACTTGAAGATGAAGTAGAAAGACTACGCAAAGAAGCGGAACAGTTGGAAAAAACCCATGAGGATGTT ATGTCACAGCTTAGATCAGACTGTGAGAAGGAGATGGAAGAAATTATTGCTCAAATACGGTCTAAATATGAAGCGAAAATCAAGGATGCTGAAGCAGAATTCAGATTGAAGAAGAATGAAGTTGAAAAGAACCGGAACATAGTTCTCATGAATAAAAAATTGGCTGAGGCTTTCAGATCAAAATATGTGGATCTCAAGGCTTCTAGTCATCCTGGATCGCAGcaag CTTTTCCATCTGGTTTCATGCCTCTGCCTTCAACAAGACTTCCTTCTGCTGATTCAGCGAGCCGACCTCCCGGCCAACAGACTGCAGCTCCATTTCAACAAGGTATGCAGCTACAGAAACCAATCCCAAATTCTCTATCTTCCCCTGTTGCCAGCCAAAACGTAACAGCTCCGCCACCCTTACAAGCTGTACCACGTACAGGGCCTCAAATCTCAGGCTGTTCTTCGAGATCCTCGGACATAAGTGGCATTACTTCTGCAATTAATCTTCGTGTTGGTAGAGAGAGATATTCTCCAGCTCCACACcttcaatctttcacacctactGTGCCACCTCTTGTCGGTGGTCAGATTCGTTCTCCAGTTTCGCACCTTCACCCTTTCAGATCTGCTGCACCACCTCATGTTGGTGGCGAGACTCATTCTCATGGTTCACACATTCAACCTTTTAGACCTGTTGCACCAACATCTACAGCTCATCATAAAAAACTCCCCAAACGAAAGTACAGACGCCTAGACGAGCTTCCCTAG